In Brevundimonas subvibrioides, a genomic segment contains:
- the lnt gene encoding apolipoprotein N-acyltransferase encodes MTPDPKALPSLTPDGRFVRIGLALLAGVLAAVAHPPFGVLPGLLGYPLLMLLAERSTSMRGAFWVGWLAGFGYFGVGCWWVAEAFLVDPAQAWMAPFAASLLPAGIGLFWGGATALYRRFAPSGVGRVLVFAALFGLFEWLRGHVLTGFPWNPAGASWAAGSAGSQFASVVGVYGLGVVTVAAVSAFGLAVGNGRPKSRLGGAAGGAVVLMALIVFGAGRLQGAAVQPGTTLVRIVQADVQQESKWTPDAYRSIVERYVNLTRRAAARQPDIVVWPEGALPASFNDVFGPGSPDGAAIARALQPGQTLMAGFARGEAGPAGRARYYNSLFALEDVGADGLRVAAVYDKYRLVPFGEFLPLGDLMGALGVRSLVHMPADFSPGPRPAPITLPNGDRVQPLICYESLYPGFTPGGAGRPQWIANVSNDAWFGATSGPIQHLNLASYRAIETGLPVVRATPTGVSAMIDPWGRVVEGQRLDPGESGVIDAVLPLATGETPYGRLGDLLFWLMVVGGLVPLAVPLLRRRAH; translated from the coding sequence ATGACGCCTGATCCGAAAGCCCTGCCGAGCCTGACCCCGGACGGACGATTCGTCCGGATCGGACTGGCCCTGCTGGCCGGCGTGCTGGCGGCCGTGGCGCATCCGCCGTTCGGCGTCCTGCCGGGACTGCTGGGCTATCCGCTGTTGATGCTGCTGGCCGAACGGTCGACGTCCATGCGCGGGGCCTTTTGGGTCGGCTGGCTGGCGGGGTTCGGCTATTTCGGGGTCGGTTGCTGGTGGGTGGCCGAGGCCTTCCTGGTCGATCCGGCCCAGGCCTGGATGGCCCCCTTCGCCGCCAGCCTGCTGCCGGCCGGTATCGGACTGTTCTGGGGCGGGGCGACGGCGCTTTACCGTCGATTCGCGCCATCGGGCGTGGGGCGGGTGCTGGTGTTCGCCGCCCTGTTCGGCCTGTTCGAATGGCTGCGCGGCCATGTGCTGACGGGCTTTCCGTGGAACCCGGCCGGGGCCAGCTGGGCGGCGGGGTCGGCCGGATCGCAGTTCGCCTCGGTCGTCGGGGTCTATGGACTGGGCGTCGTGACGGTGGCGGCGGTGTCTGCGTTCGGTCTGGCGGTCGGCAACGGACGACCCAAGTCGCGCCTGGGCGGTGCGGCCGGAGGGGCGGTCGTGCTGATGGCCCTGATCGTCTTTGGGGCCGGACGACTTCAGGGCGCGGCGGTCCAGCCGGGCACGACCCTGGTCCGCATCGTCCAGGCCGATGTGCAGCAGGAGTCCAAATGGACGCCCGACGCCTATCGCTCGATCGTCGAGCGCTACGTCAACCTGACGAGGCGGGCGGCTGCGCGACAGCCCGATATCGTCGTCTGGCCGGAGGGTGCCCTGCCCGCCAGCTTCAACGACGTCTTCGGCCCCGGGTCCCCGGACGGAGCCGCGATCGCCCGGGCCCTGCAGCCCGGACAGACGCTGATGGCGGGATTTGCGCGCGGCGAGGCGGGACCGGCCGGCCGTGCCCGCTACTACAACAGCCTGTTCGCGCTGGAGGATGTCGGGGCGGACGGCCTGCGGGTCGCGGCGGTCTACGACAAATACAGGCTGGTGCCGTTCGGCGAGTTCCTGCCGCTGGGCGATCTGATGGGGGCGCTGGGCGTCCGCAGTCTGGTCCATATGCCGGCGGACTTCAGCCCCGGCCCCCGGCCGGCCCCGATCACCCTGCCGAACGGCGACAGGGTCCAGCCCCTGATCTGCTACGAGAGCCTGTATCCCGGCTTCACGCCCGGCGGGGCCGGGCGCCCGCAGTGGATCGCCAATGTCTCGAACGACGCCTGGTTCGGGGCCACGTCCGGCCCGATCCAGCACCTGAACCTGGCCAGCTATCGCGCCATCGAGACGGGCCTGCCGGTGGTGCGCGCCACCCCGACCGGCGTGTCGGCGATGATCGACCCCTGGGGGCGGGTGGTCGAGGGCCAGCGGCTGGACCCCGGCGAAAGCGGGGTGATCGACGCCGTTCTGCCGCTGGCCACGGGAGAGACGCCCTATGGCCGCCTTGGAGACCTGCTGTTCTGGCTGATGGTGGTCGGCGGGCTTGTCCCGCTGGCGGTCCCGCTTCTGCGCCGGCGGGCACACTGA
- a CDS encoding RNA-binding protein has product MSLRDATIDRERRDLVTHQAMDESRLIRFIAGPDGAVAPDLGRKLPGRGMWVEASRASVDTAVKKNLFSRSAKAPLRPAADLSDTVESLLVRRCLDQLGLARREGVLISGFEKSAATIRSGKAAWLIEASDGASDGRGKLLALARHQATRVCGLFSADDLSLALGLENAIHTVLLPGGRADRWTLEVERLAGFRSLRPAAWDTDHPGSANGNGSDEDPKDEPERAD; this is encoded by the coding sequence ATGAGCCTGCGCGACGCGACGATCGATAGAGAGCGCCGGGACCTGGTGACCCACCAGGCCATGGATGAATCTCGACTGATCCGTTTCATCGCCGGCCCGGACGGGGCCGTCGCACCCGACCTGGGGCGCAAGCTGCCCGGCCGGGGCATGTGGGTGGAGGCGTCGCGCGCCTCCGTCGACACCGCGGTGAAGAAGAACCTGTTCTCGCGGTCGGCCAAGGCACCGCTGCGGCCTGCCGCCGACCTGTCGGACACGGTCGAAAGCCTGTTGGTGCGCCGCTGTCTGGACCAGCTGGGCCTTGCCCGACGCGAGGGCGTGCTTATCTCCGGGTTCGAGAAATCGGCCGCGACGATCCGGTCGGGCAAGGCCGCCTGGCTGATCGAGGCCAGCGACGGCGCGTCGGATGGACGCGGAAAGCTGCTGGCCCTGGCCCGGCATCAGGCGACCCGGGTCTGCGGTCTTTTCAGCGCGGACGATTTGAGTTTGGCCCTCGGGCTGGAAAATGCGATACACACCGTCCTGCTGCCTGGCGGCAGAGCCGATCGCTGGACCCTGGAGGTCGAACGACTGGCGGGATTTCGATCGCTTCGGCCCGCGGCCTGGGACACGGATCATCCGGGTTCCGCGAACGGGAACGGGTCGGACGAAGACCCGAAGGACGAGCCTGAACGGGCAGATTGA
- the coaBC gene encoding bifunctional phosphopantothenoylcysteine decarboxylase/phosphopantothenate--cysteine ligase CoaBC produces the protein MSSLALTDRKILLIVGGGIAAYKALELVRLLKKAGTEVRAILTESGAAFVTPLSLAALTGHPVRMGLFLPDDETAMGHIELSRWADLVVVAPATAGLIGKAANGLADDLASTTLLATDKRVLLAPAMNVRMWLHPAVQANVERLKGFSGFHGMDIVGPDDGEMACGEFGPGRMAEPAAILAAVDRLLAGPDGRALTGRRAVVTAGPTFEPIDPVRGLTNRSSGKQGYAIAAALAARGAAVTLVSGPTGLAAPVGVTRVDVETAMQMQAATTAALPADIAVLSAAVADWRVDTVAGGKIKKAPGGPPTLSLIENPDILAGLARPGPMRPPLVIGFAAETADLEVNARSKLSRKGCDWIVGNDVSGDVFGAEGNTVLLVTQQGAEAWPRLSKVEVAARLADRIADHFASPTRSR, from the coding sequence ATGTCCAGCCTGGCCCTGACCGACCGGAAAATCCTGCTGATCGTCGGCGGCGGCATCGCGGCCTACAAGGCGCTGGAACTGGTGCGGCTGCTGAAGAAGGCCGGGACCGAGGTCCGGGCGATCCTGACCGAAAGCGGCGCGGCCTTCGTCACCCCCCTGTCGCTGGCGGCCCTGACCGGCCATCCGGTGCGGATGGGCCTGTTCCTGCCGGACGACGAGACGGCCATGGGCCATATCGAGCTGTCGCGCTGGGCCGATCTGGTGGTCGTGGCCCCGGCGACGGCGGGGCTGATCGGCAAGGCCGCGAACGGCCTGGCCGACGATCTGGCCTCCACGACCCTGCTGGCCACCGACAAGCGGGTGCTGCTGGCGCCGGCCATGAATGTGCGGATGTGGCTGCACCCGGCGGTGCAGGCCAATGTGGAGCGGCTGAAGGGCTTTTCGGGCTTTCACGGCATGGACATCGTGGGACCGGACGACGGCGAGATGGCCTGCGGAGAGTTCGGGCCGGGGCGGATGGCGGAACCGGCCGCGATCCTGGCCGCCGTGGACCGTCTGCTGGCCGGGCCCGATGGGCGCGCCCTGACCGGACGGCGCGCCGTGGTGACGGCCGGGCCGACCTTCGAGCCGATCGACCCGGTGCGGGGGCTGACCAATCGGTCCAGCGGCAAGCAGGGCTATGCGATCGCGGCGGCTCTGGCCGCGCGGGGTGCGGCGGTGACGCTGGTCTCGGGGCCCACGGGCCTGGCCGCGCCGGTGGGCGTGACACGGGTCGATGTCGAGACGGCGATGCAGATGCAGGCCGCCACCACCGCCGCCCTTCCGGCCGATATCGCGGTGCTGAGCGCCGCGGTCGCGGACTGGCGGGTGGACACGGTGGCGGGCGGCAAGATCAAGAAGGCCCCGGGCGGCCCGCCGACGCTGAGCCTGATCGAGAATCCCGACATCCTGGCGGGCCTGGCCAGGCCGGGGCCGATGCGGCCGCCGCTGGTCATCGGCTTCGCGGCAGAGACGGCCGACCTGGAGGTCAACGCCCGATCCAAGCTGTCCCGCAAGGGCTGCGACTGGATCGTCGGCAACGATGTGTCCGGCGACGTGTTCGGGGCCGAGGGCAATACGGTGCTGCTGGTCACACAACAGGGCGCCGAGGCCTGGCCGCGCCTGTCCAAGGTGGAGGTCGCCGCGCGCCTGGCCGACCGGATCGCCGACCATTTCGCATCGCCGACCCGGAGCCGCTGA
- a CDS encoding S-type pyocin family protein: MRLRIHGTAAGVAMASLALLGLAACGNGASAVETRDRTADVTEAKPTTATGDTPAGVATAEGSGERAALTASRRETVDAKIQRLYERNGSDFGATSAEDFLARVTAFTRRPPSDVETVSRPNGDTLMYQASTNTFAVVARNGSPRTMFKPDNGPAYWAEQKAAAPTFGQRRSTN; the protein is encoded by the coding sequence ATGAGACTCAGGATCCACGGAACGGCGGCGGGCGTTGCCATGGCCAGCCTGGCCCTGCTCGGTCTGGCGGCATGCGGGAACGGCGCATCGGCGGTCGAGACGCGGGACCGGACGGCGGACGTGACCGAGGCAAAGCCGACCACCGCAACCGGCGATACCCCGGCCGGGGTCGCGACGGCCGAAGGTTCGGGCGAAAGGGCCGCCCTGACCGCCAGTCGACGAGAGACGGTCGATGCCAAGATCCAGCGCCTGTATGAGCGCAACGGCAGTGACTTCGGCGCGACGTCGGCCGAAGACTTTCTGGCCAGGGTGACCGCCTTCACCCGCCGTCCACCGTCGGACGTCGAGACGGTGTCCCGGCCCAATGGCGACACCCTGATGTATCAGGCCTCGACCAACACCTTCGCGGTGGTCGCAAGGAACGGATCGCCCCGGACCATGTTCAAGCCCGATAACGGCCCCGCCTACTGGGCCGAGCAGAAGGCGGCGGCACCGACCTTCGGTCAGCGGCGGTCCACGAACTGA
- the dut gene encoding dUTP diphosphatase yields MTTLRILRLPHAEGLALPAYETGGSAGMDLRAAVPEDAPIILEPGARALVPTGLKIALDPGWEAQIRPRSGLALKHGISAPNTPGTIDSDYRGEVGVILINLGQAPFVVRRGERIAQMVIAAVAQATVVEVETLDDTARGTGGFGSTGR; encoded by the coding sequence GTGACCACCCTTCGCATCCTGCGCCTGCCCCATGCCGAAGGTCTGGCCCTGCCCGCCTATGAGACGGGCGGATCGGCCGGCATGGACCTGAGGGCTGCCGTGCCGGAGGACGCGCCCATCATTCTCGAACCGGGCGCGCGGGCCCTGGTGCCCACGGGCCTGAAGATCGCGCTGGACCCGGGCTGGGAGGCGCAGATCCGGCCGCGCTCCGGCCTGGCGCTCAAGCATGGCATCAGCGCGCCCAACACGCCGGGGACGATCGACAGCGACTATCGCGGCGAGGTCGGGGTCATACTGATCAACCTGGGGCAGGCGCCGTTCGTGGTCCGGCGCGGCGAGCGGATCGCCCAGATGGTCATTGCCGCGGTGGCCCAGGCGACCGTCGTCGAGGTGGAGACGCTGGACGACACGGCGCGCGGCACGGGCGGCTTCGGCTCCACCGGACGCTGA
- the ybeY gene encoding rRNA maturation RNase YbeY → MIEVEVETDAWTDAIDDVAVVVERAAAAALNGESGDVVVLLSDDATVQELNARFRDRDRPTNVLSFPAAAMPGQDPVPLGDIVLAYGVCAAEAAAQGKRLTDHLTHLVVHGLLHLLGRDHEDEAEAEAMEAEERAILARLGVADPYTLPHDA, encoded by the coding sequence TTGATCGAGGTCGAGGTCGAGACCGACGCCTGGACCGACGCGATCGACGATGTCGCGGTGGTGGTGGAACGGGCTGCGGCCGCCGCCCTGAACGGCGAGAGCGGCGATGTGGTCGTGCTGTTGAGCGACGACGCGACCGTTCAGGAGCTGAACGCCCGGTTCCGGGACAGGGACCGCCCGACCAATGTGCTGTCGTTCCCCGCCGCGGCCATGCCAGGGCAGGACCCGGTGCCGCTGGGCGACATCGTCCTGGCCTATGGCGTCTGCGCCGCCGAGGCCGCCGCGCAGGGCAAGCGCCTGACCGACCATCTCACCCATCTGGTGGTGCACGGGCTTCTGCACCTGCTGGGTCGCGACCATGAGGACGAGGCCGAGGCGGAGGCGATGGAGGCCGAGGAGCGGGCGATCCTTGCCAGGCTGGGGGTCGCGGACCCATACACGTTGCCGCATGACGCCTGA
- a CDS encoding helix-turn-helix domain-containing protein, whose amino-acid sequence MARGVGEDGPHPVDRHVGRRVCEKRISLGYNQSDLGRALGLTFQQIQKYEKGANRISASKLWDIARFFKVDVAYFFQGLNAGQPGMAEGDAQAFDHEFPSTRYTIEISRLAPQLSSRQQKLALDMIREMSGKTDPDA is encoded by the coding sequence ATGGCTAGAGGTGTCGGCGAGGACGGTCCCCATCCCGTGGACCGTCATGTGGGCAGGCGGGTCTGCGAGAAGCGCATCAGTCTGGGATACAACCAGAGCGATCTTGGGCGCGCGCTGGGTCTGACCTTTCAGCAAATCCAGAAATACGAGAAGGGCGCCAACCGTATCTCGGCGTCCAAGCTCTGGGACATCGCGCGCTTCTTCAAGGTCGATGTGGCCTACTTCTTTCAGGGCCTGAACGCCGGACAGCCGGGCATGGCCGAGGGCGACGCGCAGGCCTTCGACCATGAGTTCCCCTCGACCCGCTACACGATCGAGATTTCCCGCCTCGCGCCGCAGCTGTCCAGTCGTCAGCAGAAGCTGGCCCTGGACATGATCCGCGAGATGTCGGGCAAAACCGACCCGGACGCCTGA
- a CDS encoding PhoH family protein: protein MARESEFLALDDASLRAVIGPNSRHVALIEDAFKVLIEAPGGGVSINGGARDRANARAVIAGLITRAEKGAEVNEADVRAGIGQARGVGKGFSNDPMALPVGKRGAIVPKTDAQARYLDILAGHELSFGVGPAGTGKTFLAAAYGASLLRRGQVDRLVITRPAVEAGEKLGFLPGDLNEKVDPYLAPIWEALNDILGPEDVQRRRDKGEIEAAPIAFMRGRTLSHAFVIVDEAQNTSRLQMKMVLTRLGEGARMVVTGDPSQIDLLNPRDSGLAHALRILRDVKGVGVLEFEAQDVVRHAMVERIVRAYDADAARGRPGPGPEDTGR, encoded by the coding sequence TTGGCGCGTGAGAGCGAGTTCCTGGCCCTGGACGATGCGTCGCTCCGCGCGGTCATCGGGCCCAACAGCCGCCACGTCGCCCTGATCGAGGACGCGTTCAAGGTGCTGATCGAGGCCCCCGGCGGCGGTGTGTCGATCAACGGCGGGGCGCGGGACCGGGCCAATGCCAGGGCGGTCATCGCGGGCCTGATCACGCGCGCCGAAAAGGGGGCGGAGGTCAACGAGGCCGACGTCCGGGCCGGCATCGGACAGGCGCGCGGGGTCGGCAAGGGCTTCAGCAACGACCCCATGGCCCTGCCCGTCGGCAAGCGCGGGGCCATCGTGCCCAAGACCGATGCCCAGGCGCGCTATCTCGACATCCTGGCCGGTCACGAGCTCAGCTTCGGCGTCGGCCCGGCGGGGACGGGCAAGACGTTTCTGGCCGCGGCCTACGGCGCGTCCCTGTTGCGACGGGGCCAGGTGGACCGGCTGGTCATCACCCGCCCGGCGGTCGAGGCCGGCGAGAAGCTGGGTTTCCTGCCCGGCGACCTGAACGAGAAGGTCGATCCCTATCTGGCCCCGATCTGGGAGGCATTGAACGACATTCTCGGCCCCGAGGACGTCCAGCGGCGGCGCGACAAGGGCGAGATCGAGGCCGCCCCCATCGCCTTCATGCGCGGCCGGACCCTGAGCCACGCCTTCGTCATCGTCGACGAGGCACAGAACACGTCGCGGCTGCAGATGAAGATGGTCCTGACCCGGCTGGGCGAGGGCGCGCGCATGGTCGTCACCGGGGACCCGTCGCAGATCGACCTGCTGAACCCCCGCGACTCGGGCCTGGCCCACGCGCTTCGGATCCTGCGCGACGTCAAGGGCGTGGGGGTGCTGGAGTTCGAGGCCCAGGACGTGGTGCGCCACGCCATGGTCGAACGGATCGTGCGCGCCTATGACGCCGATGCCGCCCGGGGCCGCCCCGGACCCGGGCCGGAGGATACCGGCCGTTGA
- the nusA gene encoding transcription termination factor NusA → MAVTGISANRLELLQIANAVAQEKNIDREIVIEALEEAIQKGAKSRYGAHHDIRARIDPKTGELALTRHVTIVEDDWMPEDELEEFNDSAMVRLTDASRRDPEAVVGKEYVEDLPPFEFGRVQTQMARQVITGKVREAERANQYEEFKDRVGEIVNGTVKRVEYGNTIVDLGRGEGIMRRDQSIPREVFNIGDRIRTYIYDVRPEAKGPQIMLSRAHPGFMAKLFAQEVPEVYDGVIEIRAAARDAGSRAKMAVLSNDSSIDPVGACVGMRGSRVQAVVAELQGEKIDIIQWNPDEPTFIVNALAPAEVSKVVLDEEADRVEVVVPDEQLSLAIGRRGQNVRLASQLTGWQIDIITESQDSERRQREFSERTTLFQEALDVDEVIAQLLVTEGFATIEDLAFVENYEVAEIEGFDEDTAEELQARARDYLERQSAILDARRTELGVQDDVLAVPGVTLPIAVALGEGGVKTVEDLADLATDEIRGGYEMKNGERVKLPGVLESFNLAQEDAEMLILQARVAAGWIDASELPQPPEPEYEDEGEFAEGEYDPEAVFEDAAPEATADDAGVADLEPTRDA, encoded by the coding sequence ATGGCCGTGACCGGTATTTCTGCCAATCGCCTGGAACTGCTCCAGATCGCCAATGCGGTCGCCCAGGAGAAGAACATCGACCGCGAGATCGTGATCGAGGCCCTGGAAGAGGCGATCCAGAAGGGGGCCAAGTCCCGCTACGGCGCCCATCATGACATCCGCGCCCGGATCGACCCGAAGACCGGCGAGCTGGCCCTGACCCGTCACGTCACCATCGTCGAGGACGACTGGATGCCGGAAGACGAGCTGGAGGAGTTCAACGACTCGGCCATGGTTCGCCTGACCGACGCCTCCAGGCGCGATCCGGAAGCCGTGGTCGGCAAGGAGTATGTCGAGGACCTGCCGCCGTTCGAGTTCGGCCGCGTCCAGACCCAGATGGCCCGCCAGGTCATCACCGGAAAGGTCCGCGAGGCCGAGCGCGCCAACCAGTACGAAGAGTTCAAGGACCGCGTCGGCGAGATCGTCAATGGCACCGTCAAGCGCGTGGAATACGGCAACACCATCGTCGACCTGGGCCGGGGCGAGGGCATCATGCGCCGCGACCAGTCGATCCCGCGCGAGGTGTTCAACATCGGCGACCGGATCCGCACCTACATCTATGATGTCCGTCCCGAGGCCAAGGGCCCGCAGATCATGCTGTCGCGGGCCCACCCCGGCTTCATGGCCAAGCTGTTCGCCCAGGAAGTGCCCGAGGTCTATGACGGCGTGATCGAGATTCGCGCCGCCGCCCGCGACGCCGGCTCGCGCGCCAAGATGGCCGTGCTGTCGAACGATTCCTCCATCGATCCCGTCGGCGCCTGTGTCGGCATGCGCGGTTCGCGGGTCCAGGCGGTCGTCGCCGAACTGCAGGGCGAGAAGATCGACATCATCCAGTGGAACCCCGACGAGCCGACCTTCATCGTCAACGCCCTGGCCCCCGCCGAAGTCTCCAAGGTCGTGCTGGACGAAGAAGCCGACCGGGTCGAGGTCGTGGTGCCCGACGAGCAGCTGTCGCTGGCCATCGGCCGTCGCGGCCAGAACGTGCGTCTGGCCTCCCAGCTGACCGGCTGGCAGATCGACATCATCACGGAATCCCAGGACTCCGAGCGTCGCCAGCGCGAGTTCAGCGAGCGCACCACCCTGTTCCAGGAAGCCCTGGACGTCGATGAGGTCATCGCCCAGCTGCTGGTCACCGAAGGCTTCGCTACGATCGAGGATCTGGCCTTCGTCGAGAATTACGAGGTCGCCGAGATCGAAGGCTTCGACGAGGACACGGCCGAGGAGCTGCAGGCCCGCGCCCGCGACTATCTGGAACGCCAGTCGGCCATCCTCGATGCCCGGCGCACCGAACTGGGCGTCCAGGACGACGTTCTGGCCGTTCCGGGCGTGACCCTGCCGATCGCCGTGGCCCTGGGTGAGGGCGGCGTGAAGACGGTCGAGGATCTGGCCGACCTGGCCACCGACGAGATCCGCGGCGGCTACGAGATGAAGAACGGCGAACGGGTCAAGCTGCCGGGCGTTCTGGAAAGCTTCAACCTGGCCCAGGAAGACGCGGAAATGCTGATCCTGCAGGCGCGGGTCGCCGCCGGCTGGATCGACGCCTCGGAACTGCCGCAGCCGCCCGAGCCGGAGTACGAGGACGAAGGCGAGTTCGCCGAAGGGGAATACGACCCCGAGGCCGTCTTCGAAGACGCCGCGCCCGAAGCCACCGCCGATGACGCCGGGGTCGCCGACCTCGAGCCGACCCGCGACGCGTGA
- the rimP gene encoding ribosome maturation factor RimP has translation MRARTVEDREILELIDPVAESIGLSIVRVRLMGGTLRRRLQVMAERPSDNDIDVGECARLSRAMSEVLDAADPIAGEYLLEVSSPGIDRPLTRLKDFDLFEGLEARLESDRMIEGRKRFKGILAGTDGDSIAIDLDGEDDTALIPFDWLVDAKLVMNDALLKRGAAIRAARGEPEDDGLPEGGPDDTHAKTSEDDA, from the coding sequence TTGCGCGCCAGAACCGTCGAAGACCGCGAGATTCTTGAGCTGATCGATCCCGTGGCGGAGTCGATCGGTCTCTCGATCGTGCGCGTGCGGCTGATGGGCGGGACGCTGCGGCGCCGGCTGCAGGTCATGGCCGAGCGTCCCAGCGACAACGACATCGACGTCGGCGAATGCGCGCGGCTGAGCCGGGCCATGTCCGAAGTGCTCGATGCGGCCGACCCGATCGCGGGCGAATATCTGCTGGAAGTCTCCTCGCCGGGCATCGACCGGCCCCTGACGCGGCTGAAGGACTTCGACCTGTTCGAGGGGCTGGAGGCGCGGCTGGAGAGCGACCGGATGATCGAGGGGCGCAAGCGCTTCAAGGGCATCCTGGCCGGCACGGACGGCGACAGCATCGCCATCGACCTCGACGGCGAGGACGATACCGCCCTGATCCCCTTCGACTGGCTGGTGGACGCCAAGCTGGTCATGAACGATGCCCTGTTGAAGCGCGGGGCCGCGATCCGCGCCGCACGGGGCGAACCCGAAGACGACGGCCTGCCGGAAGGCGGGCCCGATGACACCCACGCAAAGACTTCTGAGGACGACGCCTGA